In one Rutidosis leptorrhynchoides isolate AG116_Rl617_1_P2 chromosome 8, CSIRO_AGI_Rlap_v1, whole genome shotgun sequence genomic region, the following are encoded:
- the LOC139864294 gene encoding uncharacterized protein has translation MASSSTAPAIPTFNGLHYHIWAVKMKTYLKSQGLWKVVETNEDPPALRANPTVAQLRNYEEELLKKDKALTCLHSGLAVQIFTSIMDLDTPKAVWDKIQDTYEGSDRVKVVRLLTLRREFELLKMNDDELVKDYSSRIMDVVNQIRLHGDKISGQKVVEKIMISVPQKFEAKISVIEESCDISMLTVSELTSKLQAQEQRVSMRSEEKVEGAFQAFFKNNKAGNSRQNTYKKGNYKGNKSSSS, from the coding sequence ATGGCATCTAGTTCAACTGCTCCAGCAATTCCAACATTTAATGGGTTGCACTATCACATTTGGGCAGTAAAGATGAAGACATATTTGAAGTCTCAAGGTTTATGGAAGGTTGTAGAGACTAATGAAGATCCTCCAGCACTCAGAGCAAACCCAACTGTTGCTCAACTAAGAAATTATGAAGAAGAGTTGCTGAAGAAAGATAAGGCACTTACCTGTTTACATTCAGGACTTGCTGTTCAAATTTTCACCTCAATAATGGACTTGGACACACCAAAAGCTGTGTGGGATAAAATCCAAGATACCTATGAAGGTTCTGATAGAGTAAAAGTTGTCAGATTATTGACTCTCAGACGAGAGTTTGAATTGTTGAAAATGAACGATGATGAACTCGTGAAAGATTATTCATCCCGAATAATGGATGTTGTTAATCAAATTAGACTTCATGGTGACAAGATTTCAGGCCAGAAAGTGGTGGAGAAGATAATGATAAGTGTCCCTCAAAAGTTTGAAGCCAAAATTTCCGTAATAGAAGAATCTTGTGATATTAGCATGCTTACGGTTTCTGAACTAACTAGTAAGCTTCAAGCACAAGAACAGAGGGTCTCTATGAGATCCGAAGAAAAGGTTGAAGGTGCTTTTCAAGCTTTTTTCAAAAATAACAAGGCTGGGAATTCAAGACAAAACACATATAAGAAAGGAAATTATAAAGGAAATAAAAGTTCAAGCTCATGA